The nucleotide window AACAAGCTAAGTTCAAGCCAATCAGAACATTTAGTTCGAGTTAACCCAAATAGAATCcaatattaaattgtttttcaaacctcaATTTGTCGATCTCAATCTAACTCTGTTAGATTCAAACCGATCTCAAATTGGACCTTATTTTAGCTTGACCCAAatcaaatccagccctactcaTAATGTTCCCAAAATATCATTCCAATAGACTTTCAGGTTGTCTAACATCTGCAAATTAGCAATTGTCTAACATCTGCAAATTAACATCTAAAGTAACTCAGAAAATGTTACCAGGAAAATGCAATGAGCAGCTACACTCATAACGAGgtcaaaattcatttcattgATATTTCTAGAAACAAACTCTAGTCTCCATTCTCAAGACTCTGACACTAGCATTTTTAGGCTTTTACACAGTTGACTCTGAAAGCACAGTAACAAAAGTTGATGTCACACGCGCATATACAAGATGCTACGCTACAAAGACATTCGGCAGATAAATATTACCTTCGCTCGCAAAAGCTTCAGTGCAAACCTTAGGGCCTTGAAGTATGATCATCAGATATGGTCTCTTCAGAAGATGCATCACTCTCAATGATGATCAGGTCATTTGGTTTATTGGTATTATACAAAGAAGTTTTACTTCGCTCATCAATTCCAAGTCTTATTCCGGGGTAGTTGTGATAAGCACTTGTGGATGGCTGTAGAGCACTTGATCTTAAACCAGTAAAATCGCTGTGGGCTCTGTTCCTGGGCCTGAAGTGTGGGTCACTAGGATCAATATTAGGTTGACTAATCTGCAATGCCCCAGACTGAGCAACAGATGAACCAGCTGGAGGAATAATTGGCACAGCTGGGTTTTCATGTGGACCAGTTACAGCTTCTCTAAGCCAGTGGGGCATATCACCCTTTGCAATTGAGTTAGTAAGAGGGTGGTCTTTGCTCCATAATGGATCACACATAGGCAAATTCTTGCTTCTGAAATAATTACACGAACTCCAATCAAATACTTCCCCATGAAAATCTGAATAACGACCCCTCCTTTGGTAAGCAATAGGACCATGAAGTAGATCAGTGCCACTGCTTTCAATGTTTGCGAAGTCAAAACATGGTCTCTTTGAGATACTGCCATCTCTATGAGCATACACACCACCGAGTGAAAGTCGGGTTTTAtcaatcatattttctctctgGCATCTTCTTGTGGGATGCAAGAAGGCATCATTAGAGTCCAAAGAAACACCCTGTGCTTTTGAATATTTGCATTGTAAAACAGGCATGCCATTCAAAAGTTTAAATTGTTCCTCCTCCCACCTCTCAGCAAGGTCTGCAGCTACCCTCCATGGAGAGAACTGCAATCTAGGATCTCCTAATATGGCATCCCAATTGTCCCTTCCATGTCTCCTGACACCAATCCAGAGAAAATCCAACTCCGTCTCAGACCACATGTTAGTGTACGGCTTGAATTGGTCTTGATAATTGCCTCTTCCATTTAAAGCTCTTGCTCGATTCATGATGCTGTCAAGCACCATCTTGTGCCTCTGCTTGGATGTTTGGTTAAATGGGGCTCGGTTAACATCACCATGGATAAAATCTTTAAACTCATCTCTACAGTTTAGCAATGGCAATGTAGAGGAGAAATTCTTGGAGGAGTATCCACCAAAATTAGGGTCTATTGGCAAGGATAAATCTAAGAAGCATGAAGATCTGGTTGAAGTTGGATTCAGCTTATTAATTTCTCCGGCTAAATGGAATGCATTTCTTTCCTCTGAAACCATGTATGCACTTGTCTCAGCTCTTGTAATTGCCATAACATCATTGCTTTTCTCATCCAAAAATAACTGGGACCAGACAAAAGAATTTTCAGTTTAACTTTACCAGGCCACCTAAGCATCTCCAAAATTAGCAAATAACCAAGATTTTCAAGCTTTATGAAGTTAACACAaacaaatagaataaaaaaggagtacaaacaaacaaagattAAACAAACACATATTGGTCTACTTGCCGGTAGGCATTTGGTTTTTGATGCAATGTCCACAGAGCACCCAGGATTATTTCTGCAGTTGGCACCAACATCGTCCACAAGCATCAATGTCTCGGCAGGTACACTTGTGTTGTGCACCAATGGAGATTTCCCACCCCTCTCATTTATTGCATCCATTAATTCTGAAGGAGACACTTCATGTGATAAAGTGGTATGACTTCTGCTTGACGAATCTAATGAGTCCAAAAGAGTCACTGGTGCAGAATTAGGAGGTTGCTTTTGTGGACTTGAATTGATGTCAATAGAATAGCCCATTGCACAACATGAGTCTGAAAAGCATCACAATTTGAACATAAAAAGTCCACATATTGCTGCAATATATCTGGTCACTCAATCCCTGTCATATTAGAAGACTAAGAAAATAAACCGTACCAAGGCAATTAACAGAATGGTTCAAACAAGGTAGTAATTCTTCTCTTGAACATTCAGGAACTTTTGTTGGCTTCACCCCATCACTGGACAAGACCTGAGATTCATCTCCAGCACATGCCTGAAATTCCTGGTCCTCCGATGTTTTATCTTCAGTTAGGCCATTAGAGGAAGAATCTTTGACTGTTTTATTTACAGAGTTTATCTGAACATCCACAGGGACTTTGCAACTTTGGAATGGTTCTTGCACAGAAGCAAGTGAATCATCCTCGGATACGCTCTTGCCATCATGTGATTGCTTATCCTCACATGTCAAACAGCTTAAGatgaaaaacatataattagaCAATACAGTGTAAGCAATATGATTTGTTCAATAACTAGCAGAGTTTATGTGAATATACTTCCTAGTTTCCAAGAAAGGTCTTGCACCAACATCTACAGATTGAACTTCGCTCATCTGTCACAAAATAAATAGATTCAGTGGCTGGCATTTTATAGAACAAGTAGACTTATCTTTTGGAGTACATATCACCACAAGTTAGCAGCTGTAttaagaaagggaaaaaaagggATATGCCCCCAATTTCATCGTATGTTTCAATGTTTGCTTT belongs to Mangifera indica cultivar Alphonso chromosome 2, CATAS_Mindica_2.1, whole genome shotgun sequence and includes:
- the LOC123200927 gene encoding uncharacterized protein LOC123200927 isoform X2 — its product is MSSNRVFLTYNRRRVSSRTGLGHGNGCWDLLSKGLSDTLMTAPDKHDAPSDKCHRSSCSNSISNGLSDTLMTASEKDDAPSAKHVQVAQKTNSVTSLECVVCGTGDNLFQCDDCHLSYHLRCLVQSKKHIRLGKRLCSECFIKKSQPVRKSIRLKAREHCQGSDVLQITVKSKSPGEVPSETDTGEWSSVDISAKNKSTDFQGGSCPNANFSSASDNACSESRLISQSMGMETAQRLNFIGSKSADESKYSLPCHEGSPLSKTLKLGISTDDFTNLSGDLLVRSKLATPLITFSRKNKRKKDLDQADALRDSSPVENNCSLLARWSNSTHVNNSSAISHKGGSMDHSGHTELQGKDPDGGHLCCNEDKMSEVQSVDVGARPFLETRNCLTCEDKQSHDGKSVSEDDSLASVQEPFQSCKVPVDVQINSVNKTVKDSSSNGLTEDKTSEDQEFQACAGDESQVLSSDGVKPTKVPECSREELLPCLNHSVNCLDSCCAMGYSIDINSSPQKQPPNSAPVTLLDSLDSSSRSHTTLSHEVSPSELMDAINERGGKSPLVHNTSVPAETLMLVDDVGANCRNNPGCSVDIASKTKCLPLFLDEKSNDVMAITRAETSAYMVSEERNAFHLAGEINKLNPTSTRSSCFLDLSLPIDPNFGGYSSKNFSSTLPLLNCRDEFKDFIHGDVNRAPFNQTSKQRHKMVLDSIMNRARALNGRGNYQDQFKPYTNMWSETELDFLWIGVRRHGRDNWDAILGDPRLQFSPWRVAADLAERWEEEQFKLLNGMPVLQCKYSKAQGVSLDSNDAFLHPTRRCQRENMIDKTRLSLGGVYAHRDGSISKRPCFDFANIESSGTDLLHGPIAYQRRGRYSDFHGEVFDWSSCNYFRSKNLPMCDPLWSKDHPLTNSIAKGDMPHWLREAVTGPHENPAVPIIPPAGSSVAQSGALQISQPNIDPSDPHFRPRNRAHSDFTGLRSSALQPSTSAYHNYPGIRLGIDERSKTSLYNTNKPNDLIIIESDASSEETISDDHTSRP
- the LOC123200927 gene encoding uncharacterized protein LOC123200927 isoform X1, whose amino-acid sequence is MSSNRVFLTYNRRRVSSRTGLGHGNGCWDLLSKGLSDTLMTAPDKHDAPSDKCHRSSCSNSISNGLSDTLMTASEKDDAPSAKHVQVAQKTNSVQTSLECVVCGTGDNLFQCDDCHLSYHLRCLVQSKKHIRLGKRLCSECFIKKSQPVRKSIRLKAREHCQGSDVLQITVKSKSPGEVPSETDTGEWSSVDISAKNKSTDFQGGSCPNANFSSASDNACSESRLISQSMGMETAQRLNFIGSKSADESKYSLPCHEGSPLSKTLKLGISTDDFTNLSGDLLVRSKLATPLITFSRKNKRKKDLDQADALRDSSPVENNCSLLARWSNSTHVNNSSAISHKGGSMDHSGHTELQGKDPDGGHLCCNEDKMSEVQSVDVGARPFLETRNCLTCEDKQSHDGKSVSEDDSLASVQEPFQSCKVPVDVQINSVNKTVKDSSSNGLTEDKTSEDQEFQACAGDESQVLSSDGVKPTKVPECSREELLPCLNHSVNCLDSCCAMGYSIDINSSPQKQPPNSAPVTLLDSLDSSSRSHTTLSHEVSPSELMDAINERGGKSPLVHNTSVPAETLMLVDDVGANCRNNPGCSVDIASKTKCLPLFLDEKSNDVMAITRAETSAYMVSEERNAFHLAGEINKLNPTSTRSSCFLDLSLPIDPNFGGYSSKNFSSTLPLLNCRDEFKDFIHGDVNRAPFNQTSKQRHKMVLDSIMNRARALNGRGNYQDQFKPYTNMWSETELDFLWIGVRRHGRDNWDAILGDPRLQFSPWRVAADLAERWEEEQFKLLNGMPVLQCKYSKAQGVSLDSNDAFLHPTRRCQRENMIDKTRLSLGGVYAHRDGSISKRPCFDFANIESSGTDLLHGPIAYQRRGRYSDFHGEVFDWSSCNYFRSKNLPMCDPLWSKDHPLTNSIAKGDMPHWLREAVTGPHENPAVPIIPPAGSSVAQSGALQISQPNIDPSDPHFRPRNRAHSDFTGLRSSALQPSTSAYHNYPGIRLGIDERSKTSLYNTNKPNDLIIIESDASSEETISDDHTSRP